A genomic window from Slackia heliotrinireducens DSM 20476 includes:
- the trmFO gene encoding methylenetetrahydrofolate--tRNA-(uracil(54)-C(5))-methyltransferase (FADH(2)-oxidizing) TrmFO yields the protein MNKTVDIIGAGLAGSEAALQLAQRGVHVRLFEMRPQVKTPVHKTDGCAELVCSNSLKSMKPQSAAGMLKSELKALGSNLIGFAYDSKVDAGGALAVDRDEFSRLTTEAVRNHPLIEYVVGEVAEPDFTDGADAVVLASGPLTSDALAAWVSEKTGSENMAFYDAAAPIVMADSLNMDVLFRQSRYEDEAPGDYLNAPFTREQYDAFIDELVAADRVIRRDFETKDLFQACQPIEEIARKGHDAPRFGTCKPVGLTDPATGRRPWAAVQLRAENAQNTAYNLVGFQTNLTFPEQKRVFSMIPGLENAEFVRYGVMHRNTFIQAPGLVERSLRLKVETPAPVFVAGQLSGTEGYCEAIMSGLMCALNVYALLNGIEMPAMPETTAFGSLLAYATDPQTEDYQPMHVNFGILPPLEHHERNKKLRYEQYAQRGGQAMEAYVEKLRESGLMERVHV from the coding sequence ATGAATAAAACAGTTGACATCATCGGCGCCGGTCTTGCCGGCAGCGAAGCCGCCCTCCAATTGGCGCAGCGCGGCGTGCATGTGCGTCTTTTCGAGATGCGCCCCCAGGTCAAAACGCCTGTCCATAAGACGGATGGGTGTGCCGAGCTCGTGTGCTCGAACTCGTTGAAAAGCATGAAACCGCAAAGCGCCGCCGGCATGCTGAAGTCGGAGCTGAAGGCTCTTGGAAGCAATCTGATAGGGTTCGCCTACGATTCCAAAGTCGATGCTGGCGGGGCTTTGGCGGTCGACAGGGATGAGTTCTCCCGTTTGACGACCGAGGCCGTGCGCAACCATCCGCTTATCGAATACGTGGTGGGGGAGGTCGCCGAACCTGATTTTACCGACGGCGCAGACGCTGTGGTGCTGGCCAGCGGTCCTTTGACTTCCGATGCGTTGGCTGCGTGGGTCTCTGAGAAAACGGGCAGCGAGAACATGGCGTTCTACGATGCAGCCGCTCCCATAGTGATGGCGGATTCCTTGAATATGGACGTCCTGTTCAGGCAGTCCCGGTACGAGGATGAAGCCCCTGGCGACTATCTGAACGCACCGTTCACTCGAGAACAGTACGATGCGTTCATCGACGAGCTGGTGGCGGCCGACCGTGTCATCCGACGTGATTTCGAGACGAAAGACCTATTCCAAGCATGCCAGCCCATCGAGGAGATCGCCCGCAAAGGGCATGACGCTCCGCGTTTCGGAACATGCAAACCTGTGGGTCTTACTGACCCCGCAACGGGTCGTCGTCCTTGGGCCGCCGTGCAGCTTCGTGCAGAAAACGCGCAGAACACCGCGTACAACCTGGTAGGATTCCAGACGAATCTGACGTTTCCCGAGCAGAAGCGCGTTTTCAGCATGATTCCGGGTCTCGAGAACGCCGAGTTCGTGCGATACGGCGTCATGCATCGCAACACGTTCATCCAGGCGCCGGGCCTGGTGGAGCGATCCCTTCGTTTGAAGGTGGAAACGCCAGCGCCTGTGTTCGTGGCGGGCCAGCTTTCGGGCACCGAGGGGTATTGCGAGGCCATCATGTCGGGCCTGATGTGCGCTTTGAACGTATATGCGCTGCTGAACGGCATCGAGATGCCCGCCATGCCTGAGACGACCGCTTTCGGGTCGCTGCTTGCCTACGCAACAGATCCTCAGACCGAGGATTACCAGCCCATGCACGTGAACTTCGGCATCCTGCCGCCTCTCGAGCACCATGAGCGGAATAAGAAGCTTCGTTACGAGCAGTATGCCCAGCGAGGCGGCCAGGCCATGGAGGCGTACGTCGAGAAGCTTCGTGAATCGGGGCTGATGGAGCGCGTCCATGTCTGA
- a CDS encoding tyrosine recombinase: MSDVDAARSEADLAIDDVYLKHVDDYCLEMAQVKNASAHTVRNYRIDLLDFGRWAVRCHVDPMRITYRQVRRYLGELTQAQYSRKTINRRLSAIKGLFRWMNLTGVIDSDPVSVIQGPKSAKGLPRMIPASDMGRILTVYKDSDDPADMRNQAILEFLYACGARISEASGLMLADVDFDAKQVKVFGKGSKERIIPLHDMAVKTMKSYAWRARPVLLKGKPNEFFFVSTRGNRMGPDAMRKMFKNTLIMAGVDTSYTPHDMRHTFATDLVEGGADLKSVQEMLGHESLSTTQIYTHLSVDHLKQAVHQAHPRG, from the coding sequence ATGTCTGATGTCGATGCTGCCCGGAGCGAAGCCGACCTCGCCATTGACGACGTATATCTCAAACATGTCGATGATTATTGTCTCGAGATGGCCCAGGTCAAGAATGCATCGGCCCATACTGTGCGAAATTACCGGATCGACCTGCTTGATTTCGGCAGGTGGGCTGTGCGCTGCCATGTGGATCCCATGCGTATCACCTATAGGCAGGTGCGCCGCTACCTCGGCGAGCTGACGCAGGCGCAGTATTCCCGCAAAACCATCAACAGAAGGCTTTCAGCCATAAAAGGGCTGTTCAGATGGATGAATCTGACGGGTGTCATCGATTCTGACCCCGTAAGCGTTATCCAAGGCCCGAAGTCCGCCAAAGGACTCCCCAGAATGATTCCCGCATCCGATATGGGCAGGATTCTCACGGTATACAAAGACAGCGACGACCCGGCCGACATGCGCAATCAGGCTATCCTCGAGTTCCTGTACGCCTGCGGAGCCCGTATATCCGAGGCCTCGGGGCTCATGCTTGCTGATGTGGATTTCGACGCTAAGCAGGTGAAGGTATTCGGCAAGGGGAGCAAGGAGAGGATTATTCCCCTGCACGACATGGCGGTTAAAACCATGAAATCCTATGCGTGGCGCGCCCGCCCTGTTCTGTTGAAGGGAAAGCCCAACGAGTTCTTTTTCGTGTCGACCCGGGGAAATCGCATGGGTCCGGACGCTATGCGCAAAATGTTCAAGAACACCCTGATCATGGCAGGGGTCGACACATCGTATACGCCCCACGACATGCGGCATACTTTCGCCACCGACCTGGTCGAAGGGGGAGCGGACTTGAAAAGCGTCCAGGAGATGCTTGGTCACGAGAGCCTTTCGACGACGCAGATCTACACGCATCTGTCGGTCGACCATTTGAAGCAGGCCGTCCATCAGGCTCATCCCCGCGGATAA
- a CDS encoding YraN family protein, producing MDNMVYGKNPDEPAEVEPRHVVTEEVDEESFGNDEPFGPYRLSREMDPKELGRRGEACACMLLDYKGYEILERNWKCPAGEADIIAIDENGTLVFVEVKTRRGVENGLPEEAIGRAKRARYEKIAAYYLSQYTGPDTALRFDTIALLVMDNYRALVRHIVNAFGQGD from the coding sequence ATGGACAACATGGTATACGGGAAGAACCCGGACGAGCCTGCAGAGGTCGAGCCGCGCCATGTGGTGACCGAAGAGGTTGATGAGGAGTCGTTCGGAAACGACGAACCCTTCGGTCCCTATCGGCTTTCGCGCGAGATGGATCCCAAAGAGCTGGGACGCAGGGGAGAGGCCTGCGCTTGCATGCTGCTGGATTACAAGGGCTACGAGATTCTTGAGCGGAATTGGAAATGCCCGGCGGGAGAAGCGGACATCATCGCGATCGATGAGAACGGGACGCTGGTGTTCGTCGAGGTCAAAACCAGACGAGGGGTGGAAAACGGCCTTCCTGAAGAGGCAATCGGTCGTGCCAAGCGGGCGCGGTACGAGAAGATTGCGGCGTACTACCTGTCCCAGTACACGGGTCCCGATACCGCATTGAGGTTCGACACGATAGCCTTGTTGGTGATGGACAACTACCGAGCCCTGGTCAGACATATCGTCAACGCGTTCGGGCAGGGGGATTAG
- a CDS encoding diacylglycerol kinase family protein, giving the protein MVDQVEHEGRQLKSNNNLLKSFGYAFAGLKVAAQERNFKIDLAFAVFALVVCGVLRVDAHGWLAVILCIGAVLSLECVNTAIEAAVDLASPDIHPLAKRAKDCGAAAPLIAAMISVVVGLFVWIPALIELLQG; this is encoded by the coding sequence ATGGTCGACCAGGTTGAACATGAGGGCCGGCAGCTCAAGAGCAACAACAACCTGCTGAAGTCGTTCGGCTATGCTTTTGCGGGGCTGAAGGTTGCCGCCCAGGAGCGCAATTTCAAGATCGACCTGGCATTCGCTGTGTTCGCCCTGGTCGTGTGCGGAGTGTTGCGGGTCGATGCGCACGGCTGGCTCGCGGTCATCCTGTGCATCGGGGCGGTGCTTTCCCTCGAATGCGTCAACACGGCCATCGAGGCAGCCGTCGACCTGGCCAGCCCCGACATCCATCCTCTGGCCAAACGCGCCAAGGACTGCGGAGCTGCAGCACCCCTGATAGCCGCCATGATATCGGTCGTCGTAGGCCTGTTCGTTTGGATTCCCGCGCTTATCGAGCTGCTGCAAGGTTAG
- the rplS gene encoding 50S ribosomal protein L19 has protein sequence MDIIRALEQQQIKEVTDFNVGDTVKVHYRIVEGKNERIQVFQGVVISKKGESSRKTFTVRKISFGIGVERVFPLYSPKIDKIEVVRQGSVRRAKLYYLRNKVGKAAKIKEKRSN, from the coding sequence ATGGATATCATCCGCGCACTCGAGCAGCAGCAGATCAAAGAAGTCACCGACTTCAACGTCGGCGACACGGTCAAGGTTCACTATCGCATCGTCGAAGGCAAGAACGAGCGTATCCAGGTCTTCCAGGGTGTGGTCATCAGCAAGAAGGGTGAATCCAGCCGCAAGACCTTTACCGTTCGTAAGATCAGCTTCGGCATCGGTGTCGAGCGCGTCTTCCCCCTGTATTCTCCCAAGATCGACAAGATCGAGGTTGTGCGTCAGGGTTCCGTCCGTCGTGCAAAGCTCTACTACCTGCGCAACAAGGTGGGCAAGGCTGCCAAGATCAAGGAGAAGCGTTCCAACTAA
- the mtaB gene encoding tRNA (N(6)-L-threonylcarbamoyladenosine(37)-C(2))-methylthiotransferase MtaB, with amino-acid sequence MPSTRFHVVNLGCRVNRVESDSFAASLVAHGGESVPVEDADLVIVNTCTVTGEAEKKTRKAVRRVLRENASGTVVVTGCAAAIDPDTYGNMDSRVVVVPKGSMAAYVSHAVSGESPVAVAEGGAVGSLFGDEFRMGEDFPTRVGIKVQDGCNNACTFCIVHVARGRAWSRPYKDVVAEAGEYARRGVREIVLTGINLGAYRTEDADLVRLLDGLLEAAPNTRFRLSSVEPHTLSDDFIGLMAASDGRICRHLHLPLQSGSTKVLKEMARPYTAQDFMGLVDRMYEAVPSLSLSTDVIVGFPGETERDFQDTCDVARACRFSKMHIFRYSMRAGTPAALRSDQISPEVKAERAAKLDAIEHELCAQDLARRKGTCELALVETDGIATTESYHSVAAPVQSQVGDLVPYIF; translated from the coding sequence ATGCCTTCAACTAGGTTCCATGTCGTCAACCTGGGTTGCAGGGTCAACCGGGTTGAAAGCGATTCTTTCGCGGCATCGCTCGTCGCCCATGGCGGCGAATCGGTCCCCGTGGAAGACGCCGACCTCGTCATCGTCAATACCTGCACTGTCACAGGCGAAGCGGAAAAGAAGACCCGCAAGGCCGTGCGTCGCGTGCTGCGTGAAAACGCATCGGGCACCGTGGTGGTTACCGGGTGCGCCGCCGCCATCGACCCGGATACTTACGGCAACATGGACAGCCGCGTAGTCGTGGTTCCCAAGGGGTCTATGGCTGCGTACGTGTCTCATGCCGTGTCGGGCGAAAGCCCCGTCGCCGTGGCCGAAGGCGGAGCGGTGGGGTCGCTGTTCGGCGACGAGTTCCGCATGGGGGAGGATTTCCCGACCCGCGTGGGCATCAAGGTCCAAGACGGCTGCAACAACGCCTGCACGTTCTGCATCGTGCATGTGGCCCGAGGCCGTGCGTGGTCTCGTCCTTATAAAGATGTGGTTGCCGAAGCCGGCGAATATGCGCGCCGAGGTGTGCGGGAAATCGTTCTGACCGGCATCAATCTGGGAGCTTACCGGACGGAGGATGCCGATCTGGTCCGTCTGCTGGACGGCCTGCTCGAAGCGGCGCCGAATACGCGGTTCCGCTTGTCCTCGGTCGAGCCGCATACCCTCTCGGATGACTTCATCGGATTGATGGCCGCCTCCGACGGACGCATCTGCCGACATCTGCACCTGCCTCTCCAGTCGGGTTCGACGAAGGTTCTCAAGGAGATGGCGCGGCCCTATACGGCTCAGGATTTCATGGGGTTGGTGGACCGTATGTATGAAGCGGTGCCGAGCCTGTCGCTGTCCACGGACGTCATCGTGGGTTTTCCCGGCGAGACGGAACGGGACTTCCAAGACACCTGCGATGTAGCGCGGGCCTGCCGGTTTTCCAAGATGCACATCTTCAGGTACTCCATGCGTGCGGGTACCCCTGCCGCATTGAGGTCAGACCAGATATCGCCCGAGGTGAAAGCCGAGCGGGCTGCAAAGCTGGATGCGATCGAACATGAACTGTGCGCACAGGATCTGGCCCGTCGCAAAGGGACGTGCGAGTTGGCGTTGGTGGAGACCGACGGAATTGCCACAACCGAGAGCTATCATTCGGTTGCAGCGCCTGTACAATCGCAGGTAGGCGATTTGGTTCCCTATATCTTCTAG
- a CDS encoding YifB family Mg chelatase-like AAA ATPase: MQRRCSVQSAALVGVEAIPVHVEVVVMSGLPGISIVGMPDAAVRESQERVKSAIKASGFTMPGDKIVINLAPGSIRKTGAGFDLPIACAILGATGQVDPRVMSSFLLVGELSLGGKVRPVPGTLPCALLARHLGLKFAVPADAEDAVPLEGLDQRQIKSLGEMRLCDLLPAHFKEPGQAPPLLDFSEIHGHAAAKRAMQIASAGEHGILLMGPPGSGKTMLARAMPSILPPLSESEALEAAAIHSVAGEPVDGILAGMRPFRKPHHSTSMAGLVGGGSPVRPGEISLAHKGVLFLDEIAEFKPASLQALRQPMEAGSISVTRVHGNVDMPAEFMLVAASNPCPCGYYGDPEKPCSCSEQAVRRYQNRIGGPLLDRIDMHVDVWRTDPGTILSSSSEELTSARLREGVMTARSFSSWRHEHLGDAERTRNVQELVASCRMTPACRSLLELSAKTHHMSGRGISRVLAVARTIADLEESETVSDEHILEALGFRMRKGA, from the coding sequence ATGCAGCGCCGCTGTTCGGTGCAGTCCGCCGCGCTGGTGGGCGTCGAGGCCATTCCTGTGCACGTGGAGGTTGTGGTCATGAGCGGCCTGCCGGGCATCTCCATAGTCGGAATGCCCGACGCCGCTGTACGCGAATCGCAGGAACGGGTGAAATCCGCAATCAAGGCAAGCGGCTTCACCATGCCTGGAGACAAGATCGTCATCAACCTGGCACCCGGATCCATCCGAAAAACCGGGGCAGGGTTCGACCTGCCCATCGCATGTGCGATTCTCGGAGCCACAGGGCAGGTGGATCCGCGGGTCATGAGCTCGTTTCTCCTGGTGGGTGAGCTGTCTTTGGGAGGGAAGGTCCGTCCTGTGCCCGGCACGCTGCCCTGTGCGCTGCTGGCCCGTCATCTGGGGCTGAAATTCGCGGTGCCGGCAGATGCCGAAGACGCCGTGCCCCTGGAGGGCTTGGACCAGCGCCAGATAAAATCCTTGGGCGAGATGCGCTTATGCGATTTGCTGCCCGCTCATTTCAAGGAGCCTGGTCAGGCGCCTCCACTCTTGGACTTCTCGGAGATCCACGGTCATGCGGCAGCCAAGCGCGCGATGCAGATCGCATCGGCAGGAGAGCACGGCATTCTGCTCATGGGCCCTCCCGGCTCAGGCAAGACCATGCTGGCCCGCGCCATGCCTTCCATCCTTCCACCTCTAAGCGAGTCGGAAGCCTTGGAGGCGGCCGCCATCCACTCGGTGGCCGGGGAGCCGGTCGACGGGATTCTTGCCGGTATGAGGCCCTTCAGAAAACCGCATCACTCGACGAGCATGGCGGGACTTGTGGGAGGGGGAAGTCCTGTGCGGCCTGGCGAGATATCGCTTGCCCACAAAGGGGTACTCTTTCTGGATGAGATCGCCGAATTCAAGCCGGCGTCGTTGCAGGCGCTGCGCCAACCCATGGAGGCCGGGTCCATCTCGGTCACGCGCGTCCATGGCAATGTGGATATGCCTGCAGAGTTCATGCTGGTGGCGGCTTCGAACCCGTGTCCGTGCGGCTATTACGGCGACCCTGAGAAGCCCTGTTCCTGCAGTGAGCAGGCAGTCAGACGATATCAAAACAGGATAGGCGGACCTTTGCTGGACCGCATAGATATGCATGTGGATGTGTGGCGCACCGATCCTGGAACCATTCTCAGCAGCAGCTCGGAGGAGCTGACGTCCGCCCGTCTGCGGGAGGGCGTGATGACCGCCCGATCGTTTTCGTCATGGCGCCACGAGCATTTAGGGGATGCAGAACGCACCCGCAACGTGCAAGAGCTGGTTGCGTCGTGCCGTATGACACCTGCCTGCCGGTCGCTGTTGGAGCTGTCGGCCAAGACCCACCACATGTCAGGGCGTGGCATCTCCCGTGTGCTTGCCGTGGCGCGCACCATAGCCGATTTGGAGGAAAGCGAAACGGTGTCCGACGAGCATATCCTGGAAGCTTTGGGGTTCCGCATGAGAAAGGGGGCGTGA
- a CDS encoding ribonuclease HII, which translates to MRTVAEIRKALQNADEEQYEVLSRALVADERKGVKSALAAARKRLDAQAAEALRLESMYATASALAGGGLAMGLDEVGRGPVAGPLTVAAVVLPDAPRIEGLNDSKQVAPAARTRMAESIKACALAWDIEFIEPHDIDAYGMSACLRTAFGQAIAAIDEQLSGVAAVLLDGNPLHIDPRERNIIKGDAKCAPIAAASIIAKVERDALMCEYAKEYPQYGFDSNKGYGSADHIEAIRTYGLTPVHRASFCHAWAQESLF; encoded by the coding sequence ATGCGTACCGTGGCCGAGATTCGCAAGGCGTTGCAGAACGCCGATGAAGAGCAGTACGAGGTGCTGTCGCGCGCTTTGGTGGCCGATGAGCGCAAAGGGGTGAAGTCGGCGCTGGCTGCAGCCCGAAAGCGTCTCGATGCTCAAGCCGCAGAGGCTCTGCGGCTTGAAAGCATGTATGCGACGGCGTCTGCTCTGGCCGGGGGCGGATTGGCCATGGGTCTTGACGAAGTGGGGCGGGGACCTGTCGCCGGCCCCTTGACGGTCGCCGCTGTCGTTCTGCCAGACGCACCCCGGATCGAAGGGCTGAACGATTCCAAGCAGGTGGCGCCTGCTGCCCGCACCCGCATGGCTGAAAGCATCAAGGCCTGCGCATTGGCCTGGGATATCGAATTCATCGAACCTCACGACATAGACGCTTACGGCATGTCCGCCTGCTTGAGGACTGCGTTTGGGCAGGCCATCGCCGCGATAGACGAGCAGTTGTCTGGCGTGGCCGCCGTGCTTCTGGACGGCAACCCGTTGCATATCGATCCCCGAGAGCGAAACATCATCAAAGGCGATGCGAAGTGCGCCCCGATTGCTGCGGCATCCATTATCGCGAAGGTCGAGCGGGATGCGCTCATGTGCGAATATGCCAAGGAGTACCCGCAGTACGGGTTCGACTCCAACAAGGGGTACGGCTCGGCCGACCATATCGAAGCCATCCGCACGTACGGCCTCACCCCTGTCCATAGGGCGAGTTTCTGCCATGCGTGGGCTCAGGAATCGTTGTTCTGA
- the ybeY gene encoding rRNA maturation RNase YbeY encodes MNIIVDVLHGEDLVSQVDVERLAEYVLTQEGCPENTEVSITFVDDEEIQRLNLEYRGIDKPTDVLSFECDGYDDEFDDGDAYEDAGVPDDEPFLLGDIIIATDVANAQTAQFHTTPSEELHVLLVHGLLHLNGWDHVHSDEEAEEMEARERELLAGYGLPGIR; translated from the coding sequence ATGAATATCATCGTTGATGTGCTGCATGGCGAAGACCTGGTCTCGCAGGTCGATGTGGAACGTCTGGCCGAATACGTGCTGACCCAGGAGGGGTGTCCCGAAAACACCGAGGTCAGCATCACCTTCGTGGATGACGAGGAGATTCAGCGGCTGAACCTCGAGTACCGGGGCATAGACAAGCCCACTGACGTGCTGTCCTTCGAATGCGACGGTTACGACGACGAGTTTGACGATGGCGATGCCTACGAGGATGCGGGCGTGCCTGATGACGAGCCGTTTTTGCTGGGGGATATCATCATCGCCACCGATGTGGCCAACGCCCAGACGGCGCAGTTCCACACCACGCCTTCCGAGGAGCTCCATGTGTTGCTGGTGCACGGGCTTCTGCACCTCAACGGCTGGGACCATGTCCATAGTGACGAGGAGGCCGAAGAGATGGAGGCCCGCGAACGCGAGCTGCTGGCGGGCTACGGGCTGCCAGGCATCCGATGA
- the dprA gene encoding DNA-processing protein DprA: MASAVVQVRRLTGPRSKLSLGEEGFPAALQSIPHPPKELYVVGDPGALREGLAVVGARKATPYGKNAASLFAGMAARHGVVVVSGGAKGCDAAAHRAALEAGGTTVCFLGGGCDMPYPVENFDLFQQVVDAGGAVVSEHPWTFHPKPYTFRTRNRLIAGLAKATLIVEAGLPSGTFSTADEALSANKDVLVVPGSIFSATSKGANRLLHQGATPVVDEETFDMLLQSLFPHYLPDVGQQAHLPLFGNVSAASSVATRKLEGLSLEVFRSLEANPMRMDEIIEKCSEGVGQGPQGIVKAIAELEARGVVERYPDGRFGPR, translated from the coding sequence ATGGCGTCGGCAGTTGTTCAGGTTCGACGGCTTACGGGCCCGCGAAGCAAGCTGTCTTTGGGCGAAGAGGGGTTTCCTGCCGCTTTGCAGAGTATCCCGCATCCGCCTAAAGAGCTGTACGTGGTGGGTGATCCAGGCGCTTTGCGTGAAGGATTGGCGGTGGTCGGCGCCCGAAAGGCCACGCCTTATGGAAAAAACGCGGCTTCGCTGTTCGCCGGCATGGCCGCCCGCCATGGCGTGGTGGTCGTCTCCGGAGGAGCCAAGGGGTGTGACGCTGCGGCGCATCGGGCGGCCCTCGAGGCGGGCGGAACCACCGTCTGCTTTCTGGGCGGAGGCTGCGACATGCCCTATCCGGTTGAGAACTTCGACCTGTTCCAGCAGGTGGTCGATGCCGGAGGGGCGGTCGTGTCCGAACATCCTTGGACGTTTCATCCCAAACCCTACACCTTCAGAACGCGCAATCGGCTCATTGCAGGGTTGGCGAAGGCTACCTTGATTGTGGAGGCGGGGCTTCCCAGCGGTACGTTCTCTACGGCCGATGAGGCGTTGTCGGCGAACAAGGATGTCCTGGTGGTTCCCGGGTCCATCTTCTCGGCCACATCCAAGGGGGCCAACCGCCTGCTGCATCAGGGTGCGACCCCTGTGGTGGACGAGGAGACCTTCGACATGCTGCTGCAGTCGCTGTTTCCGCATTATCTTCCGGATGTGGGGCAGCAGGCCCATCTGCCGCTGTTCGGCAACGTGTCGGCAGCGAGCTCGGTTGCGACGCGCAAGCTCGAAGGCCTGTCGCTGGAGGTGTTCAGGTCCTTGGAGGCGAACCCCATGCGTATGGATGAAATCATCGAGAAGTGTTCGGAAGGCGTCGGGCAAGGTCCTCAAGGTATCGTGAAAGCCATCGCTGAACTCGAGGCCAGAGGGGTGGTCGAACGGTATCCTGATGGACGTTTCGGGCCGCGTTGA